From the genome of Cololabis saira isolate AMF1-May2022 chromosome 1, fColSai1.1, whole genome shotgun sequence:
CAGAACCAAactacagcaggtggcagttctcacGAGGCCGGTTACAATTTAGTTAGGAGAGGCACAGGAATGCTctttaaaaatattataaaacaggaagttactaatacgggaggacggtggaaaagaggtaaaatacagTAGTTTGACAGGTATGTCCTAAACACACATTTAAATTAGACTCAGAGGGAGCAAAGTCCAACCTCGCAAACAGTTTAGTCAAGCAGTCATTGGAGTTGAGACATTTTTAAGTACAAATTAATGCTGATGATCAACAAATAAACCATCTTacaatttttttgaaaaaaaaaagtaatgaattTTACTGTCTGGTACAataattttaattagaaatcaTTCAGTTCAACCATGTCAGGTATTTGATGTACTTTAACAATgctgaatggaataaatgattTCTGTCATGCATTACTTGCACCTTTGTGGATTTATAATTTTAGAGTTTATTCTTAACCCCGTTACAATTCTGTCTTTCATGAGTGaatgactacagaatttcttATTTCAACCCATGTGGGTTATAGTTTATTAGTTTTAGCACACGAGCCAATAAGATAACAGCCCAACCCGTTCATGCGTGGTAGCAACTCTCCTGCAATGTAAAATAATAGTTCCAATGAACGTTTATGTAAACAATAGCAAATTGTTACAAACCCCAGACTAATGATTATTTACTATTCATGTTATGTTGCTGGAAGTTTCATGCTCTGCAGATTGGGTGTGTGGCTCTTAAAAGAGCCGTTGGTTTGTATTGGGTGTTGGTCTACTTGGAGCTGGTGTACTTGGTGACGGCCTTGGTTCCCTCGGACACGGCGTGCTTGGCCAGCTCCCCGGGCAGCAGGAGGCGCACGGCGGTCTGGATCTCCCTGGAggtgatggtggagcgtttgtTGTAGTGAGCCAGACGAGACGCTTCAGAGGCGATGCGCTCAAAGATGTCGTTGACGAACGAGTTCATGATGCCCATGGCCTTGGAGGAGATGCCGGTGTCGGGGTGGACCTGCTTCAGCACCTTGTACACGTAGATGGCGTAGCTCTCCTTCCTGCTCTTTCTCCTCTTCTTGCCGCCTTTCCCGGCGGTCTTGGTCACGGCTTTCTTGGAGCCCTTCTTGGGCGCGGACTTGGCGGGTTCAGGCATGTTTCCTTCTCCAGAAACGAATGAACTGCTTCGGTCAGAGAGGCTGCTTTTATGCAGCTGCAGGCAAACCGCGCTGCGCCGTCGCTCCTCTGTGATTGGTCGAGACTCCGCTGGTTGTTCAGCATGTCGGTGATTGGACGGCGGCAGACGGGGAGGTGACGCAGCACAGCCGCTGTCGAAGCTGCTGCTTTTATCACACCTAGTATGTTTAACttatatgtattttattcacaatactTTAATAGTGTGTTCCGTCTTCTGTTTTGCAACTTTATATGTCCCACGCTGCAGGTATTTGTTTTTACGGTTCACTCTGGAGCAGCTGGGTATCGACACACAACCGACCGTTAGGTTACAGtctcttttcttctcctttccCGCTACTCAGTGACGTAAACCCTCATTGCGTAGacaaagaaaatacattaaatcaatgaataaaatacTCTCAGTATTGTTATCCAACACTTGAAAAACTATAATAATCTAAATTAAATATTTCCAGGATACAACAGCTGCACGCCTTCCTAAATATTTTATACTGTATTTACTCTCATTTACTCATTTACTCTCGACTTTTATTCGTTTTCAGTTTTATGTGATGTTTGGACCATTACATCAGAGCAGTTTCTATTTTAATGACATCGTGCTCCTAACGTAGATCAGTAAACAGTAAATATCAGCAGATGTAAAGCGccagactgaacaggatgtggAGAAAGTGGAGCTGGACTGAAATGAcccagcggtgtttggttgacTGTCACATTCTTATCACACTTGGTGCTAAACTCATCGTAACTAGGGACTGCTGGTTCAAACGAGAGAGTCAGTCATGGTTTGTGGAGTTGGACTCGCTGCTGCAGGACCAGTATCTTTCTACCTGCTTGGCCTCGTGTGGTGAAGTTACACAAGTGCTGCCGTGAGCACTTGGAAAGGAACAAAGTTTGTATGTTTATAATTGGCCAGAGGATGACATTTAATGTGTTTGATGTTTATTATAGATCATCATATTCCGATGTAATACACATTATAgtataaagtataaagtatTAAAGTATAGCGGTATATGAGCTCTTATGGTTGTAGTGGGTGGCCCTGAAAAGGGCCGTTGTTTGGTTGAAACGGCTAGTTGGTTTAACCCCCGAATCCGTACAGGGTGCGTCCCTGTCTCTTGAGCGCGTACACCACATCCATGGCGGTCACCGTCTTCCTCTTTGCGTGCTCGGTGTAGGTGACGGCATCACGGATCACGTTCTCCAGGAAGACCTTCAGCACACCGCGGGTCTCCTCGTAGATCAGACCGGAGATACGCTTCACGCCCCCGCGGCGAGCCAGACGGCGGATGGCGGGTTTGGTGATTCCCTGGATGTTGTCACGGAGGACTTTACGGTGACGCTTAGCGCCTCCTTTACCGAGaccctttcctccttttcctcgtCCGCTCATGTTTGCTGCTAGATTTGCTGGTTCAAAGTGTCTCAGGTCTACTGAATGCTGCTTATAGCTCTTGTCTGAGGACGTGTTAGAAGACAGGGGCGGGCCTGCTCTTCTTCTCGTGGTTAAACGGTTGTTGGTGAGTAGTTTGTGTGTTAGCGCCTCCTACTGGAAAACAACTGGTCGACTGAACGAGGGTTCATTTCACAAATAGAATAGGGTTATTTCATACAATTAAAAAGTTAATTTGATTTGGGGCTATTTTAAAACGGATTTTACAAGAATCTGCAGTCGAGTGACGACAGATCGAGGCTTTGTTGGAGCTTTGACGCTTGATTCAGAAAAGCTTTCCCTGCTGGAGGCTTCGATGACGCAGTGCTCCAGTTGGACGTCTAGTGGTCGATACAATGAAGTGCGGTGGAGACGCGTCGTTGGTCAAATCCCAGCAATTTGCGTTAAAGTGTCCTTTGTAATGTCTGATTGTAGCCGTTTACATGATACCCGACTTGTTGGGACACATTTAAACAGAGCTGCTACATCAAGGTGACGTGCTCCACAAATACCATGTACGTTAACGGGATCGGTGCAAACACACATTATATCATGGATGGCACTCAACAGAAAGGTCTGACTAAAGCTGTCAATTACAtacatgactgtctcagaaaattagaatattgtgatagagttctttattttctgtaatgcaattaaaaaaacaaaaatgtcatacattctggattcattacaaatcaactgaaatagtgcaagccttttattatttgaatatagctgattatggcttactttttaagattaagattcccagaatattctaattttttgacatagttttgagttttcttaagctgtaagccatgatcagcaatattaaaataataaaaggcttgcaatatttcagttgatttgtaatgaatccagaatgtatgacatttttgtttttgagcggctgcgtgtgtacggggtctgcacagtcagatgggacagagctgtggagacgtctccctggtGTGGCGtaatatgacgcggtgttcaaaaaaaaaagcgtttgtacgagcttggctaaaatcagccactttttcctctgaatacgtgccacTTTCTGAAAACATCAGGTCCTGCAGTGTGTTGGAATA
Proteins encoded in this window:
- the LOC133448416 gene encoding histone H2B-like, which codes for MPEPAKSAPKKGSKKAVTKTAGKGGKKRRKSRKESYAIYVYKVLKQVHPDTGISSKAMGIMNSFVNDIFERIASEASRLAHYNKRSTITSREIQTAVRLLLPGELAKHAVSEGTKAVTKYTSSK